One window of Grus americana isolate bGruAme1 chromosome 18, bGruAme1.mat, whole genome shotgun sequence genomic DNA carries:
- the AANAT gene encoding serotonin N-acetyltransferase, producing MSMLSTLPFLKPIHLRSPRSSPGGQRRHTLPASEFRCLSPEDAVSVFEIEREAFISVSGDCPLHLDEIRHFLNLCPELSLGWFEEGRLVAFIIGSLWDQDRLSQAALTLHKPRGTAVHIHVLAVHRTFRQQGKGSILMWRYLQYLRCLPFARRALLMCEEFLVPFYQKCGFEALGPCEVTVGELAFIEMQHPVRGHAFMRRNSGC from the exons atgtcgATGCTCAGCACGTTGCCATTCCTGAAGCCCATTCACCTGAGATCCCCCCGAAGCTCGCCCGGGGGCCAGCGCCGCCACACACTGCCGGCCAGCGAGTTTCGCTGCCTCAGCCCCGAGGACGCCGTCAGCGTGTTCGAGATCGAGCGGGAAG ccTTTATATCCGTCTCCGGGGACTGTCCCCTCCACCTGGATGAGATCCGCCACTTTCTGAACCTGTGCCCGGAGCTCTCCCTCGGCTGGTTTGAGGAGGGGCGACTCGTGGCGTTCATCATCGGCTCCCTCTGGGACCAGGACAGGCTCAGCCAG GCGGCGCTGACCCTGCACAAGCCGCGGGGCACGGCGGTGCACATCCACGTCCTGGCCGTGCACCGCACCTTCCGGCAGCAGGGCAAGGGCTCCATCCTCATGTGGCGGTACCTGCAGTACCTGCGGTGCCTGCCCTTCGCCCGGCGCGCCCTGCTCATGTGCGAAGAATTCCTCGTGCCCTTCTACCAAAAGTGCGGTTTCGAGGCGCTGGGTCCCTGCGAGGTGACGGTGGGGGAGCTGGCCTTCATCGAGATGCAGCATCCCGTGCGGGGACATGCCTTCATGCGCAGGAACAGCGGCTGCTGA
- the RHBDF2 gene encoding inactive rhomboid protein 2 isoform X2, which translates to MSAGDKNGGSRSSSSRLQSKKPPNLSIVIPPREAEEDGARKEPSKVPIYRKSKSLQEPRSKGCEGSEHQPGFRRQTSLSQSIRKGTAQWFGISSDWEGKRQQWQRKSLQHCSMRYGKLKPAYRDMELPSQEVPSFQGTESPKPAKMPKIVDPLARGRPFRHPDETDRPHTPHHVLPPLTPGVVSLASFNSIRSGYSRLPRRKRESVAHMSFKAAAALLRGRSVLEPLAPKQRSNKRSFVYPSFMDEDMVDAADTLDSSFFSKMDMHDETYSMPDDVFESPPLSATYLRMHPVGEDARASPEVEQPTPREGVRLTSTAASVGPGLAPRRGRRIASKVKHFAFDRKKRYYGLGVVGKWLNRTYRRSLSSIVQSQLEITDSHRPYFTYWITFVHILITLLVIGTYGIAPIGFTQHVTTELVLRNKGVYESVKYIQQENFWIGPSSIDLIHLGAKFSPCIRKDQQVERLIQRERDRERGSGCCVQNDNSGCIQTLPQDCSETLATFIKWPGSNAPAMGLGEKRTSGAVCHQDPRTCEEPASNPPHVWPDDITKWPICTYETKTNHTGFAHMDCQIKGRPCCIGTKGSCEITTREYCEFMHGYFHEEATLCSQVHCLDEVCGLLPFLNPEVPDQFYRLWLSLFLHAGIIHCLVSVIFQMTVLRDLEKLAGWHRISIIFILSGITGNLASAIFLPYRAEVGPAGSQFGLLACLFVELFQSWQVLEKPWKAFLNLFGIVLFLFICGLLPWIDNIAHLFGFLSGLLLSFAFLPYITFGTVDKYRKRAMIIVSLLVFVGLFASLVVWLYVYPVNWRWVEYLTCLPFTSKFCEKYELEQVLH; encoded by the exons ATGTCAGCCGGTGACAAGAACGGGGGCAGCcgctccagcagcagccgcctGCAGAGCAAGAAGCCCCCCAACCTCTCCATCGTCATCCCCCCCCGGGAGGCGGAGGAGGATGGCGCCCGCAAGGAG CCCTCCAAAGTGCCCATCTACCGAAAGAGCAAGAGCCTGCAGGAGCCCCGCTCGAAGGGATGCGAAGGCTCAGAGCACCAGCCCGGCTTCCGCCGGCAGACTTCCCTGTCCCAGAGCATCCGCAA GGGCACGGCGCAATGGTTTGGCATCAGCAGCGACTGGGAGGGGAAGCGGCAGCAGTGGCAACGCAAGAGCTTGCAGCACTGCAGCATGAGATACGGCAAGCTGAAGCCTGCCTACCGCGACATGGAGCTGCCCAGCCAGGAGGTGCCCTCCTTCCAAGGCACCGAGTCGCCCAAGCCCGCCAAGATGCCCAAG aTCGTGGACCCGCTGGCCAGGGGCCGTCCCTTCCGCCATCCTGACGAGACCGACCGTCCCCACACGCCCCACCACGTCCTGCCCCCGCTCACCCCTGGCGTCGTCTCCTTGGCGTCCTTCAACAGCATCCGCTCCGGCTACAGCCGCCTGCCACGCAGGAAGAGGGAGTCCGTCGCCCACATGAGCTTCAAAGCGGCCGCAGCCCTTCTCCGC GGACGCTCTGTTCTGGAGCCGCTGGCTCCCAAGCAGAGGAGCAACAAGAGGAGCTTTGTGTACCCCAGCTTCATGGACGAGGACATGGTGGACGCTGCTGATACCCTGGACTCATCCTTCTTCAGTAAG ATGGACATGCATGATGAGACGTACTCCATGCCTGATGATGTCTTTGAGTCACCGCCTCTGTCAGCCACGTATTTACGCATGCACCCCGTGGGGGAGGATGCCAGGGCATCCCCCGAGGTGGAGCAGCCTACCCC gCGGGAAGGTGTCCGGCTCACTTCAACCGCTGCCAGTGTCGGCCCCGGCCTGGCtccccggcgaggcaggcgcaTTGCTTCCAAAGTGAAGCACTTTGCCTTCGACCGCAAGAAACGCTACTACgggctgggggtggtggggaagtGGCTGAACAGGACGTACCGCCGCAGCCTGAGCAGCATCGTGCAGTCGCAGCTGGAGATCACCGACAGCCACCG GCCGTATTTCACATACTGGATCACCTTTGTCCACATCCTCATCACCTTGCTGGTCATCGGCACCTACGGCATCGCCCCCATCGGCTTCACCCAGCACGTGACGACAGAGTTA GTGCTGAGGAACAAGGGCGTCTACGAGAGCGTCAAGTACATCCAGCAGGAAAACTTTTGGATCGGACCCAGCTCG ATCGACCTGATCCACCTGGGAGCCAAGTTCTCCCCCTGCATCCGGAAGGATCAGCAGGTGGAGCGGCTTATCCAGCGTGAGCGGGACCGGGAGCGCGGCTCCGGCTGCTGCGTCCAGAATGACAACTCAGGCTGCATCCAGACCCTGCCGCAGGACTGTTCG GAGACGCTGGCGACGTTCATCAAGTGGCCGGGCAGCAACGCGCCGGCCATGGGCTTGGGTGAGAAGCGAACGTCAGGGGCCGTGTGTCACCAGGACCCCAG GACGTGCGAGGAGCCGGCGTCCAACCCGCCCCACGTGTGGCCAGATGACATCACCAAGTGGCCG ATCTGCACCTACGagaccaaaaccaaccacacGGGCTTCGCCCACATGGACTGCCAGATCAAGGGCAGGCCCTGCTGCATCGGCACCAAGGGCAG CTGCGAGATCACGACGCGGGAGTACTGCGAGTTCATGCACGGCTACTTCCATGAGGAGGCAACGCTCTGCTCGCAG GTGCACTGCCTGGACGAGGTCTGCGgcctcctgcccttcctcaaCCCAGAAGTCCCCGACCAGTTCTACCGCCTGTGGCTGTCCCTGTTCCTGCACGCCGG CATCATCCACTGCCTGGTGTCGGTGATTTTCCAGATGACTGTGCTGAGGGATCTGGAGAAGCTGGCGGGCTGGCATCGCATCTCCATCATTTTCATCCTCAGCGGCATCACGGGCAATCTGGCCAGTGCCATCTTCCTGCCATACAGGGCGGAG GTGGGCCCCGCCGGGTCCCAGTTCGGCTTGCTGGCCTGCCTCTTCGTGGAGCTCTTCCAGAGCTGGCAAGTGCTGGAGAAACCCTGGAAAGCCTTCCTCAACCTCTTCGGCATcgttctcttcctcttcatctgTGGCCTCTTGCCATGGATCGATAACATTGCTCACCTCTTCGGCTTCCTCAGtggcctcctcctctcctttgccTTCCTGCCCTACATCACCTTCGGCACGGTGGACAAGTACCGCAAGCGAGCCATGATCATCGTCTCCTTGCTGGTTTTCGTGGGGCTCTTTGCCTCGCTGGTGGTCTGGCTCTACGTCTACCCCGTGAACTGGCGCTGGGTTGAGTATCTCACCTGCCTGCCCTTCACCAGCAAGTTCTGCGAGAAGTACGAGCTGGAGCAGGTCCTGCACTGA
- the RHBDF2 gene encoding inactive rhomboid protein 2 isoform X1, translated as MSAGDKNGGSRSSSSRLQSKKPPNLSIVIPPREAEEDGARKEVSDGELCPSHAGLGGLWSPEDPPYAIPSLTPCSAFQPSKVPIYRKSKSLQEPRSKGCEGSEHQPGFRRQTSLSQSIRKGTAQWFGISSDWEGKRQQWQRKSLQHCSMRYGKLKPAYRDMELPSQEVPSFQGTESPKPAKMPKIVDPLARGRPFRHPDETDRPHTPHHVLPPLTPGVVSLASFNSIRSGYSRLPRRKRESVAHMSFKAAAALLRGRSVLEPLAPKQRSNKRSFVYPSFMDEDMVDAADTLDSSFFSKMDMHDETYSMPDDVFESPPLSATYLRMHPVGEDARASPEVEQPTPREGVRLTSTAASVGPGLAPRRGRRIASKVKHFAFDRKKRYYGLGVVGKWLNRTYRRSLSSIVQSQLEITDSHRPYFTYWITFVHILITLLVIGTYGIAPIGFTQHVTTELVLRNKGVYESVKYIQQENFWIGPSSIDLIHLGAKFSPCIRKDQQVERLIQRERDRERGSGCCVQNDNSGCIQTLPQDCSETLATFIKWPGSNAPAMGLGEKRTSGAVCHQDPRTCEEPASNPPHVWPDDITKWPICTYETKTNHTGFAHMDCQIKGRPCCIGTKGSCEITTREYCEFMHGYFHEEATLCSQVHCLDEVCGLLPFLNPEVPDQFYRLWLSLFLHAGIIHCLVSVIFQMTVLRDLEKLAGWHRISIIFILSGITGNLASAIFLPYRAEVGPAGSQFGLLACLFVELFQSWQVLEKPWKAFLNLFGIVLFLFICGLLPWIDNIAHLFGFLSGLLLSFAFLPYITFGTVDKYRKRAMIIVSLLVFVGLFASLVVWLYVYPVNWRWVEYLTCLPFTSKFCEKYELEQVLH; from the exons ATGTCAGCCGGTGACAAGAACGGGGGCAGCcgctccagcagcagccgcctGCAGAGCAAGAAGCCCCCCAACCTCTCCATCGTCATCCCCCCCCGGGAGGCGGAGGAGGATGGCGCCCGCAAGGAGGTGAGTGACGGGGAGCTGTGCCCATCCCACGCTGGGCTTGGGGGGCTGTGGTCCCCGGAGGACCCCCCATATGCCATTCCATCCCTAACGCCCTGCTCTGCCTTCCAGCCCTCCAAAGTGCCCATCTACCGAAAGAGCAAGAGCCTGCAGGAGCCCCGCTCGAAGGGATGCGAAGGCTCAGAGCACCAGCCCGGCTTCCGCCGGCAGACTTCCCTGTCCCAGAGCATCCGCAA GGGCACGGCGCAATGGTTTGGCATCAGCAGCGACTGGGAGGGGAAGCGGCAGCAGTGGCAACGCAAGAGCTTGCAGCACTGCAGCATGAGATACGGCAAGCTGAAGCCTGCCTACCGCGACATGGAGCTGCCCAGCCAGGAGGTGCCCTCCTTCCAAGGCACCGAGTCGCCCAAGCCCGCCAAGATGCCCAAG aTCGTGGACCCGCTGGCCAGGGGCCGTCCCTTCCGCCATCCTGACGAGACCGACCGTCCCCACACGCCCCACCACGTCCTGCCCCCGCTCACCCCTGGCGTCGTCTCCTTGGCGTCCTTCAACAGCATCCGCTCCGGCTACAGCCGCCTGCCACGCAGGAAGAGGGAGTCCGTCGCCCACATGAGCTTCAAAGCGGCCGCAGCCCTTCTCCGC GGACGCTCTGTTCTGGAGCCGCTGGCTCCCAAGCAGAGGAGCAACAAGAGGAGCTTTGTGTACCCCAGCTTCATGGACGAGGACATGGTGGACGCTGCTGATACCCTGGACTCATCCTTCTTCAGTAAG ATGGACATGCATGATGAGACGTACTCCATGCCTGATGATGTCTTTGAGTCACCGCCTCTGTCAGCCACGTATTTACGCATGCACCCCGTGGGGGAGGATGCCAGGGCATCCCCCGAGGTGGAGCAGCCTACCCC gCGGGAAGGTGTCCGGCTCACTTCAACCGCTGCCAGTGTCGGCCCCGGCCTGGCtccccggcgaggcaggcgcaTTGCTTCCAAAGTGAAGCACTTTGCCTTCGACCGCAAGAAACGCTACTACgggctgggggtggtggggaagtGGCTGAACAGGACGTACCGCCGCAGCCTGAGCAGCATCGTGCAGTCGCAGCTGGAGATCACCGACAGCCACCG GCCGTATTTCACATACTGGATCACCTTTGTCCACATCCTCATCACCTTGCTGGTCATCGGCACCTACGGCATCGCCCCCATCGGCTTCACCCAGCACGTGACGACAGAGTTA GTGCTGAGGAACAAGGGCGTCTACGAGAGCGTCAAGTACATCCAGCAGGAAAACTTTTGGATCGGACCCAGCTCG ATCGACCTGATCCACCTGGGAGCCAAGTTCTCCCCCTGCATCCGGAAGGATCAGCAGGTGGAGCGGCTTATCCAGCGTGAGCGGGACCGGGAGCGCGGCTCCGGCTGCTGCGTCCAGAATGACAACTCAGGCTGCATCCAGACCCTGCCGCAGGACTGTTCG GAGACGCTGGCGACGTTCATCAAGTGGCCGGGCAGCAACGCGCCGGCCATGGGCTTGGGTGAGAAGCGAACGTCAGGGGCCGTGTGTCACCAGGACCCCAG GACGTGCGAGGAGCCGGCGTCCAACCCGCCCCACGTGTGGCCAGATGACATCACCAAGTGGCCG ATCTGCACCTACGagaccaaaaccaaccacacGGGCTTCGCCCACATGGACTGCCAGATCAAGGGCAGGCCCTGCTGCATCGGCACCAAGGGCAG CTGCGAGATCACGACGCGGGAGTACTGCGAGTTCATGCACGGCTACTTCCATGAGGAGGCAACGCTCTGCTCGCAG GTGCACTGCCTGGACGAGGTCTGCGgcctcctgcccttcctcaaCCCAGAAGTCCCCGACCAGTTCTACCGCCTGTGGCTGTCCCTGTTCCTGCACGCCGG CATCATCCACTGCCTGGTGTCGGTGATTTTCCAGATGACTGTGCTGAGGGATCTGGAGAAGCTGGCGGGCTGGCATCGCATCTCCATCATTTTCATCCTCAGCGGCATCACGGGCAATCTGGCCAGTGCCATCTTCCTGCCATACAGGGCGGAG GTGGGCCCCGCCGGGTCCCAGTTCGGCTTGCTGGCCTGCCTCTTCGTGGAGCTCTTCCAGAGCTGGCAAGTGCTGGAGAAACCCTGGAAAGCCTTCCTCAACCTCTTCGGCATcgttctcttcctcttcatctgTGGCCTCTTGCCATGGATCGATAACATTGCTCACCTCTTCGGCTTCCTCAGtggcctcctcctctcctttgccTTCCTGCCCTACATCACCTTCGGCACGGTGGACAAGTACCGCAAGCGAGCCATGATCATCGTCTCCTTGCTGGTTTTCGTGGGGCTCTTTGCCTCGCTGGTGGTCTGGCTCTACGTCTACCCCGTGAACTGGCGCTGGGTTGAGTATCTCACCTGCCTGCCCTTCACCAGCAAGTTCTGCGAGAAGTACGAGCTGGAGCAGGTCCTGCACTGA